The genome window GGCAAAGCCCCACACACATCTCACTCAGCACTTGCGAGGAAGAATTTCAACTCGATTCAATTCCATTCTTCTCTGTTGGACATTTTACCAAACACTTACTTGTACCATTTCCTTATCGATCACTTCTCAACTTGGTGCTAATGGTTTCCGCCGATCTCTGATGGCCAACTTCTTAGCTCAGTTCCAGAGTATCAAAACCTCATTCGATCGCATCATAATTGCCGGTAAGAACTAGAAACTATTCCCTATGGAAAGAAAAACAATGTGCCTCCGCCcgccggggggggggggagctCACTCGCCCGTTTTGAATTCAATTCGAATTGGGATTTGAAAatgctgttctgctttgattaGTCTCCTTCATCTATAGGCAAATGGGTTCCTATgtgaaagaagaaaattttagtttttgctcaaaatttCTTGGTATGGTACATCTGGATTGCTTAATTTACTAGTATTGTATTGGTTCTGGATAGCATTCTGGATTTTAATATTTCAGGGCAGAGTTGTAGTGATTTGCGTACATGGGCTTGAGATTGCATTTTTAGCTTACTTCAATTTTGTCACTAATGAATATTAATCTGAAAGATTGCAAAATGATAGTCTTTCGAAAGTTGATCCCTGTGGATTCACCAAAGAGGGCATTAGTTACTAGAAGCAGCTGAAGTGACGGGAGCAGTGAACCAAAAATATCAAGTTACTATTTTTTCCTACCTATTTTGGTCGATATCTTTATAAAGCTATCCTGGACTCATTTTGTAACCGGGAATACTTTTCAGTTGAAGATGTGAGTGATTTGTGGCCTCTTGTCAAGAAGGGGTTTGAAGAAAGGTTGCCATTCAAAAGAGCATTTCTGAATAACAAGACCCGTAATTCAGTGCTTGTGGATGAGCTGCCTGCGGAGTATATATTGACAACAGATTCAAGAATTCGTAGCCGGTTTCCCCAAGAGCAATCGCTGTTCTGGTTCCGAGAACCATATGCTACTGTGGTTCTTGTGACTTGTGAGGTGCATGAAACAATTTCCTGATCATCTATTGGTGTctttatatgatgtatatggTAGAATTGTTAATGTTGCTTCATAAGCAGTGATACCATCACATATCTGACATGCTACTCAATGGGAGCCCACGTATTAGGTTGCACTATAATTGGTTCTTACAATGCAATGTCCTAATTGCACTTTATTGATTGATTTTCATCATGATAAATTCAGACGGAGTTATACTGGAGTAAAAGGGGTTTAATTTAGCCAAACCCAAGCTTTTGACTTAAAACAGAGACTGTCCATTTCCTTGACATGGTTTAATTCCATATGCTGAGACACATTAAGGAATAGAGTCTAGATCCAAAACATGAGTTTTTAatcttaaaaaaattaaaagaataaaaaagacCATGAACTTCAAATTTGCTGAGTTACGAGAGGGCTTAGGAAATAAGGTTAATCTTTGTGAATGGCAAAGTAGAATTGCCAGTAACATTTTCTCATGCCAAAGTGCTTTTCACCGATATTCTTATATTCCTAGAGTTAGCGATGGGAAATATTATTCCTGGACCATCTTCTGTGCATTATTTCATGTTGGTTGAAGCtttaaatggatttattttaaattgtgaTCTATTGCGGTGCGTTAGTGACTGTGATACACAGTAATACGGTAGGGGTAGGTAGTTCTACAATCTTTTTCATTCTGCATTTCTGTTTTTTACCTTATTctgattttgtttttcttcttctgcctctgatgaaaattttcttgctttgctaGGATCTTGACGAGTTTAAAACTATTCTTAAACCACGCCTGAAGCTAATAGTTCAAAATGACGAACGGGAGTGGTTTATTGTTTTTGTCTCTAAAGCACCAGTTCACAATGATCAGGCCACCAAGATGGCCAAAAAAGTATACGCCAAACTTGAAGTAGAGTTCAGCTCAAAGAAGAGGGAAAGGTAAAGCTGTAATATTGAAAATTTAAATAAGGTCTTTTATCGAGCAATAATACAGTTTTTATTTAATAGTTAAGTTTTTCTGGTTAATGTTGCATTCATATTTTGATAACTCAATTTGATATTCTAGTCTGAATGTGGTTAAATTGTGTAGAGTTCCTGTCATTACAAAACCAGCTGGTTGGAATTTGAATTGAAGTTGTGTTGAAATTGTTGATTCATTCATATTGTCGTCTTCTTTCTCCTCTCTCTTCCATCATTTGCTGTCTATATTTTGACCACAACATAAGTGAACATCAAGTAACTGAATAACACAATATCCAAGCTAATTCAGAAGCTTGTTATCGACTTAAGAGGACATAAAATATGGAAAACTGTGGCTTGTGGTTTTTGGTCATAGAAAGGCAATGTGATCACTGCAACCCTATATACTTTTCTGAAGTGCTGATTATTGTTTCATTCAGGTGTTGCAAGCTGGATATACATGGAATTGATGCAAATTTTTGGGAAGACTTAGAGTTGAAAGTCACGGAATGCATAAGAAATACACTTGATCGGCGGATTCAGTTTTATGAGGATGAAATTCGCAAGCTTAGTGAACAGCGCTTTATGCCCATATGGAATTTCTGTAACTTCTTTATTCTTAAGGTATGATGGTTGATGATGTTAAAGAGTATGCTTGTGGGTGAGGGCTAGATTACTATCAGCAATCAGTAGTTCTGTTTTAATTCTGCAACAGTAATCATGTAAAACGTAGTGACTTGTTGAATGTCGAATGTCTTGCCACTCCTCTTTTCCCCCCTGTTGTAAGTGGTATTAGGCTAGTGTCTCCAGACTTATAGTCTTCAGCGTTCTTACATGTTTGCACACTATAGGCTTATCATATACAACTGGTTTAGTACTAGCATTCTCATTCTAGGTTTTTCTGTTGCAACTGTATCATGTCTATTTGCAGGAAAGCTTGGCTTTTATGTTTGAGATTGCTCATCTCCATGAGGATTCATTGCGGGAGTATGACGAACTAGAACTCTGCTACCTGGAAACAGGTACTGTAAATTGTTGTATTGTTTGTTTTTATTGAGGATAATTTGTTAATAACTGATGGTTAATGGTAGCCATGCACTTTGAAGCTTACTAATTTAGGGTCCAAATCTACTATGACTCCTAATTGATCCGTTATGACGCTATGGTTAATTATTCATCTAAAATCACTTAACTTTCACTTAAGAGATGGTGCTAAAATTTTGGgatttgaattaaaaattttgattttccaTCTCCATTGACGGATGTCCACATAATTTTGACATAATGCATCAGTTACATTCTTCAGCTACCATTATTGGTTAATGACAGTTCTATTAAGTTCAGCAAATATGCCTGTTCCCTGTTTTGTGAATGATCTGATTGCTGATTTTGTCAGGACTAATGAGGCAGTTTTGTCAGGTAAACTGAAGAAGTATATACTTAGTAATTTAGTTGTTAATCCCTTTGTCATGAGTTTTTTTCTTTGTTCCTGTTTTGGAATTTTTGAAGTTTCTATGGGAAAATGATTCATAAAGTTGTCCTATATGCTGGATCCGGCTATTTTCATAGGTCCACTTTTCTATAAATTTGCTAAGCTGCCTGGTCTTCTTCATTGGTACTGTGATCCCTTTCTTTTAAGAGCTGAGGAATTAAATATATGTCTCTCTGTGTCATGTAGTTAATATTAGTGGGAAACAACGGGAATTTGGAGGTATGGACCATGGTGATGATCAAGCTGCAGTGCTGAACCTGGGAAAGAAAGCACTGACACAAATGGTTCAAGACGATTCATTTCGGGAGTTTGAATTTAGGCAGTATCTGTTTGCCTGTCAAGCAAAGGTGTGCAAGACTCACTATGACTAGCTTAGGTTGGTAGTGCATAGGATACACCAGCTTTTCTTCCATTTAAACACTTCCTTAAGTTTGATTCTGGACAATCTAGATTTGGGCCATATTTGGACTTATATTTCCCTTGTTATCTATTGCTGTTTGGTTGTTGGACGGTCTTCAACTTGATATCATATTACAAAAGCTTTTGATTGAAGTCACCATAAATCTTGATTTATCATACGGATCTATCCTGCtgagttatttgattccatttcAATTGCAAGAATTTCCAAGACCAATTTTTGAGGTTGATAATGCTTTCTTGGACTTAGCTTATGCTGTATTGCTATTTCATGGATGTTTTAAGTGTTTTGTTTCTAATAAGTATTATTATCTCATAGGCATTTTCTTCTCCATAACTTGGTATTGACCTTTGTGTTGTTACATCATTTTTTAGCTACTATTCAAGCTAAATCGCCCATTTGAGGTTGCATCAAGGGGTTACTCATTCATTATTAGCTTCTCAAAAGTGTTGGCTCTACACGAGGTAGTTGCTAacattatttaaattatttgtCTTGTATCTTCACTCCTTGTacattattttcttatttgtttatttatttttggtggtACTCTTTCCTCAGAGTGTATTACCCTTCTGCATGCGTGAAGCATGGGTAATAAATGCTTGCTTGGCTCTAATAAATGCAACTTCCTCCCATTACAAAGATGGGCTAGTCGCAGCTGATGTAGAACAGGAGTTTTATCGTGTTCAGGGGGATCTTTATTCTTTAAGTCGTACTAAGGTTGTTAATCTCTCTCAAGTAAATTTGCACTGTTCTGCACACACTGTTTGAGTGATTTCCTTCATGTAAAATCACCAGATATCTGCTTGCAATTTTCTGCTCTTTTCTTATGATGAAAGAATGGATTTGGCAGTTAATGCGACTTGCATATTTAATTGGTTATGGATCAGTTATACCAAGAAGTCCTGTGAACAGGTAGCTGGACAACTTCCCTTGCTCCAGtcaaccctttttcttttctataaaTTGCTTTTTCAAGAAACATAAGGCTGCTATGCCAGTACACTTAACATTCCTACTCTACAGCACCAGGGTTGTCCGACTTGTATGCTGACAATTTTCTTCTCTTAAGCAGTGCTTCACTCAGCATGCTGTCATGGCCTAAGCCAGCAGTTTGGCCTTCTCTTCCACCTGATGCTTCGTCAGAGGTGCTTGTGAAAGAAAAGGTGCCTTTCTGCACATGGTATCTAGTAACTGGACAGaagcttctttttcttttaaaagaaTGAACCCTTATATGGTTGAAATTGGGTGTCAATTATTCTGAAGCAACTGTAAAGGTTTGGTAAAGATGCAAGAAGTTAAGAcaattttatcaaatagtaTTACTCTCcctcccaccaaaaaaaaagtggaataATACTATTTTATTACTCATGTTAAGTTGAATCTATATTGCAAGTCATGTTTATGCTTGACTACACTTTTGGTAAGAAAGTTTTTAATAAGGTTCTTTCAGATAATTAGTTGAGCAGTGCAAAACAATTGTCATAGTAAGTCAAATTGAATATACTGGTTTGGCCTGATTATAAGCCTAGGTGAGACTTTACGAAATATGATATTCCATGGGAAAACAAGGAATAATTCGAGTAATCGAGGGAGATTATGGGACCACAAGCTACTTTCTGCTTCTTAAACTAATGACAAAGATTATAGAGCCAATCAACTTTTCTTGATACTACTTTCTGTGAAAAATTTGAACTTTCACTTCGGGAAAGTAGCAATGACTAGTTAACTGATGTTTGGTGGACTTGACATTGAAACTGAGACTATTTCATTATAAATTAAGGATTTTCAGTTAATAGCATGCCCTTCCTGGAAGCATCTGAGTTTTTTATAGTAATTTTAACATGTATCATCCTCAACATTGTTAGTCATATCAAAATTAAGCTTTTTGTATGAACTTTTATGTGCAGATGATTCTTCAAGAAGTTCCACAGGTAAAACACTTTGGCATCCAGAGGAAACCACTACCCTTAGAACCAACTGTACTTCTACGTGAGGCAAATCGCAGGAGGGCTTCTCTTTCTGCTGGAAATGTGTTTGAGTTGTTTGACGGTCGAACAAATGCTGCCGATGGGTAATGAAAACTTAAGAAACATGAGTACATTGCTAAGATTTGTTCAGTGGTAGTGGTGGTCAACAAGCTGCTGCCATTGAGGAAGCTAGTTAACTGATCTTGTCTATCTGATTCTTGTGGTCCTAAATTATTTCATTCGTTcttcctaattgattttaatTTAATAACAGCTCAACTTTACTCACTCCATTGCCTAAAGCACGTGCTATATCAATGTCACGAACAAATTCTTCACCTGGAAACTTTGAGAGCATGATTGATCGACCAATGAGACTTGCAGAAATTTATGTTGCTGCTGAGCATGCTTTATGGAATACCATTTCTGATGCAGATCTAAGGAAATCACTATCCTCTACAGAGGAATTTGAGGTATATGACAGTTTATTTATCCTAGGCATATTTATTATGTGTCCTGAGGTGCTAAGGTGTGGATTAGTAAAATTCTGGAGCCCTGCACTACTTAAATGAAAATCTGTGCTTCCATCATGTAAAATACTTGTTTCTGCTAGTTTATGATAGAACCTTTTATATATGATCGACAGCTATGTGTGGGATAGTTGACAGACAGAACTATCTTAATAGTTAATAATGATCTTGCTTTTTCCTATTTTGATTacatgtttttggttgatttggttttggtttaaaattcaatttattgAACTTAATGGTTCAAGGAAATGCTTTATAAGTTTGGCCAAGATTAAATGCTTGTTTGACATTGATTTGTCTGAAGCAACTGGCCCAAGtcaactctttcttttttcgttttttAGGAGCCTCTTACTTTCTTCGTCTTTTActgtttttgttggttttttctgTTAGCGGTTCCAATCTTCCAAAGttggttattttccaacttacaGATAAAGAATAACTATACagttggagatttttctgtcgTGTTTTCATTTGTATTTTCCTGGTATCCAGTTTCAAGTTCAGTTGGCCAATGATTGTTTAATCTCTCTTTTTCATGGTTCCAAATCCTTTCCCTATTGCATAGCAAAAATACCTGGATCTGTCAAAAGGTGCTGCTGAAAATTATCATCATTCTTGGTGGAAGAGACATGGAGTTGTCCTTGATGGTGAAATTGCAGCTATTTACCAtaaagttggaaattttgaTCTAGCTGCCAAGTTGTATGAGAAGGTTTGTGCTCTTTATGCTGGTGAAGGATGGCAGAATTTGTTGGCTGAAGTTCTCCCCAGTTTGGCAGAGTGTCAGAAGATACTCAATGATCAAGCTGGCTACCTGTCTTCTTGTGTCAGACTGCTGTCATTAGATAAAGGATTGTTCTTGACTAAGGAACGCCAAGCATTCCAGTCTGAAGTTGTTCGTCTAGCTCATAGTGAGATGAAACACCCTTTGCCTCTAGATGTATCCTCGTTGATAACATTTTCCGGCAATCCTGGGCCTCCATTGGAGCTATGTGATGGGGATCCTGGTACCCTGTCAGTAACAGTTTGGAGTGGATTTCCTGATGATATTGTTCTTGACTCTTTCAGTCTCACTCTGACGGCCATGAACAGTGCTGATGAGGGCGTTAAGGTTTCCATTCTTCATCTTTAAATGCTAGGTCTCAGTCTTTTGACagatgattattattattattattatggaAACATGatatttactttcaaatttcAGGCATTGAAGAGCTCCAATGCTACAACCTTGAAGCCTGGTAGAAATACGATCACAGTAGCCCTACCTCCACAGAAACCAGGTTCTTATGTACTGGGTGTTCTCACTGGGCAGATTGGTCAGTTGAGATTCAGATCACATAGCTTTTCCAAAGGTGGACCAGCAGACAGTGATGATTTTATGAGTTATGAAAAGCCGACAAGGCCTATCTTGAAGGTAGTGTGCTTTTCATATGATAGTGAATTGTTGGCAAAATCTTGCTCAACAACTTCATATATGTTTGATATTAAGGATAGGATAAATCCACTAGCTCATTGATCTCCATTAACATTAATTTTTtcatatttacttttgaaccttACAGAGGGTGGAAAGGCAGTTTAATACTTATTTTCTAATTCATATCATTATTCGAATGGAACTTACTATCAGGTATTCAACCCGAGACCTCTGGTTGATCTTGCTGCAGCTGTCTCATCCGCTTTGCTGATGAATGAATGTCAATTGGTTGGCATTGTTGTCAAGCCAATAAACTACCCTCTCAAGGGTGCTATACTGCACATAGACACTGGTCCTGGTTTGAGTATAGAACAGGCATATGGAATCGAAATTGAGAGGTATGCTGATGGATCCCCTGATGCATCTGACTTTGGTCCCTCAGAGTTATCTGTAGATCATGAGGCTCATGCTTCGGCAGAAGCTAAGCAGTTGACACTCCACGATGGAAAGATTGAGTTGCCTGATTGGGCAAGCAATATAACTTCTATATTGTGGATTCCAATGCGTGCTATCAGCGAGAGATTGAATAGAGGAACACAAGCAGGTTGAATCTAGTTTTGCTGTTGTTTAATATGCTGTGAGCAGGCATTATGTTTTAGTTTCTCGTTCTGTGCTGCTTGAtggtttttcttttaatttatcaggtgctGCAGTTTCACAGAGGCAGAGTGTTGTGGATGGATTACGGACAATAGCTCTGAAACTTGAATTTGGTGTATCATGTAACCAGACATTCGAAAAGTACTAGTATCTGTTCCATTTTCCCATTGATTTTTCTCTATTCTGATATTCTGCTTTCGAACTGATTTGGGATAGTTTGGCACCACTCTGCAGGACCTTAGCAGTCCACTTTACAGAGCCTTTCCATGTCAGTACACGTGTTGTAGATAAATGCAATGATGGTACTCTGCTTTTACAGGTACAAATCGCATAGTTTTGGGATTCACTTTCTTCTGATTACTGTCATATTAGTTTTGTTTCGATTAATATATTTCCTTGTCAAGCATCatgcttttgatttttttgaggtTCCGATGCTGCAGTACATCAAAATCAGCCCAACAATTAAGCTCTGCTTGGTATTAATTTTCTCTACAGGGCTCAGTTTCTAGGGTAGAACAAGTAACTTGACCTGATTAACTATAACTGATTAGCCTCCTTCAGCAATGCCCTTGGAACTTATGTGTACAGTCAAATCTAGATTTAATACTTGAATGTAGAACAATTGTCAAAGTTGTGACTAAGTCCATGTCTTGCCTAGGTGATACTTCATTCACAAGTGAAAGCTTCATTGACTGTCTATGATGCTTGGCTGGATCTTCAAGATGGCTTTACTCATATTGGCAAAGGTGATAGGAGACCAACTTCTGCCTTCTTTCCACTCACCATTTCTCCAAAATCAAGAGCTGCAACTTTGTTCAGTATAGGTCTTGAGAATGCATTGCCCAAAGGTACgcctttgcttttgttttggtCTCTCTTTCACGTCTTTTTTATCTTCAAAAAGACATCACACATGATGCAGTGTTCATTTACTGCATTTATTCCTGAATGTAAACAGTGAAGGAAGAAATATCAAAGGAAGCCGCCCAACATTTATATCCAAAGGATTGTCGACTTTTTTGTCGCTATGATACAGAATATGATATTACAGGAGGCTACAGTACATAAAAATATGCTTATAAAGATTTATCCTCTAGTGTCAGATAATGTAAATTTATTAGACACACATGTTGATGGACCTTGAAACATTAATAGCTTTATCTTGGTAGGAGTGCCCTTATTGTTGAAGGAATCTGTAACTAGTCAGGAAGCAAATTTTACCTCATAAGTGCAAGTTTCTTAAGGAGATTTCTTGAAAAGTTTTTAGTGCCCATTTCGGCCAACTCTCCATCATCTTTCTTTGGCAGAGCAGCATGTATTTCTACAGTGCTCTTTTTTCCAATTATGAAGCGTGGCTAAGTGATCCAACTCACATTGGGCCTGGTGCCCAGGTGGTTTGGCCAATAATGGGCCAAGAAATATCGAATGGTGATGTGGGCAGAGGTTTCCATGGAATACAAATAACTTCTGGTTTTTGTTTTTCAGATTTGGAGAGCATCTGGAGCAACTAGTGAATTATAACTCTATTGTAGCACAACTGGTGCACATTAATTGCCAAAGAAGTTTTTGTCAAGCACTTGTAACTGTCTGGCTTAACTGATGACTGAGAAATTTCTGACTGGAATCTCGTGTAAAATAATTACGTGTAATTTGGAATTTGGACATATTTTTGAAACTAACAGTTTGTGCTTTTAGATAACACTAAGTTTATCTTCTTGGTTATGCTGCACTGCTATTGCTGCATTATTTTTATGGAGGGGTTGGAATGTCTTGGCTTGATACTTTTCTTGGTAATGCATTTGGGCACTTAAAAGTACTTATTACTACACTGTACTGCTTGATGAAGCAGAATGTAAGATCATTTGATGTTCTTACTGGAAGATAAAAGTTGGAAATTGAAGAAAAGTTCTATTGATGCTTATCCAAATTAAGTCTTCCCTATTCAGTGGGGCATTCCTTCATGTTAGTATCTCTATGAACAGTTGAAGCTTTGTGTACGTTGAACTATAGGACATTTTATCTGGCAGTTCTACTCAGAGATTTTAGCATCCTGGCtgtaaatcaaatgcttggactgATTATtcgcccccaaaaaaaaatgcttaaacCGATTAGAGATTCTATGTGGAAATGAGACGTTCTTTATCCCTGAGTATGTATAGTTTTGTGCATGTAAGCAAGTCAGTTgcactctctctctcatttGTTGTACGTTCCCTCAAAATTGTTGTTTTCCTTGTGCAGATCAAGTAGAGGCGGTTCATTCTGATAGCATACTCAATATACAATATGGAATTTCCGGTAGTAGAACTCTTGGAGCCCACACACCCATGGATGCGAAACCTATTGCCTCTGATGATTCTGTGAAGCAGTTGAATTTCAGGAGTGCTCTTGTTTTGCAGCGACCCGTGCTGGACCCTTTCCTTGCGGTTGGTTTCCTACCTCTTCCTTCAAGTGGACTCCGAGTTGGCCAGCTTGTGACAATGCAGTGGAGAGTTGAGAGGTTAAAAGATCTTggggaaaaatcagaaaataacgTAAGTCCATAGTTTCTTCTTTCTGTTATTACTGCCACTAGAATGTCATGTAAGAAGCAGACTTATAGTTTCTCGCTATTGATGATCTGCAACATTAGCGAGGAGATATTATGCAAGCTATTCATCCTTATCCTAGATTTCCTTGTTAGTAGCATTTGTAGTCCTAAAGCAAGCTGGCAATGCTGATTTTCTTGCTATTGAATGTTTGATTAGCATGGGAGCTTGTGGTTTCTTCATGTTCATTTGCAAACTGCTCATGGTTATTATTCTTGGGCACAGGATGAAGTACTGTATGAGGTAAATGCTAATTCTGAGAATTGGATGATTGCTGGGAGGAAAAGGGGTCATGTTTCGCTCTCCGCAAAACAAGGTATCTTTTTGACATGTTCTTTTGCTTGCTTTTGACATTTAAATTGTGCAAGTTGCCGTCAGTTGTCAATAATAGGCAGTACCCTTCCTGAAAATTTCTTGGTATTTGACCAGGTTCAAGGATGGTGATTTCAATATTATGCTTACCACTGGTTGCTGGATATGTTCATCCCCCTCAACTGGGTCTTCCAGATTTGGACGAGGCACATATAAGTTGCAATCCTCCTGGCCCTCATCTGGTCTGCGTCTTGCCCCCAGCTA of Coffea arabica cultivar ET-39 chromosome 5c, Coffea Arabica ET-39 HiFi, whole genome shotgun sequence contains these proteins:
- the LOC113690228 gene encoding trafficking protein particle complex II-specific subunit 130 homolog isoform X1, with translation MANFLAQFQSIKTSFDRIIIAVEDVSDLWPLVKKGFEERLPFKRAFLNNKTRNSVLVDELPAEYILTTDSRIRSRFPQEQSLFWFREPYATVVLVTCEDLDEFKTILKPRLKLIVQNDEREWFIVFVSKAPVHNDQATKMAKKVYAKLEVEFSSKKRERCCKLDIHGIDANFWEDLELKVTECIRNTLDRRIQFYEDEIRKLSEQRFMPIWNFCNFFILKESLAFMFEIAHLHEDSLREYDELELCYLETVNISGKQREFGGMDHGDDQAAVLNLGKKALTQMVQDDSFREFEFRQYLFACQAKLLFKLNRPFEVASRGYSFIISFSKVLALHESVLPFCMREAWVINACLALINATSSHYKDGLVAADVEQEFYRVQGDLYSLSRTKLMRLAYLIGYGSVIPRSPVNSASLSMLSWPKPAVWPSLPPDASSEVLVKEKMILQEVPQVKHFGIQRKPLPLEPTVLLREANRRRASLSAGNVFELFDGRTNAADGSTLLTPLPKARAISMSRTNSSPGNFESMIDRPMRLAEIYVAAEHALWNTISDADLRKSLSSTEEFEQKYLDLSKGAAENYHHSWWKRHGVVLDGEIAAIYHKVGNFDLAAKLYEKVCALYAGEGWQNLLAEVLPSLAECQKILNDQAGYLSSCVRLLSLDKGLFLTKERQAFQSEVVRLAHSEMKHPLPLDVSSLITFSGNPGPPLELCDGDPGTLSVTVWSGFPDDIVLDSFSLTLTAMNSADEGVKALKSSNATTLKPGRNTITVALPPQKPGSYVLGVLTGQIGQLRFRSHSFSKGGPADSDDFMSYEKPTRPILKVFNPRPLVDLAAAVSSALLMNECQLVGIVVKPINYPLKGAILHIDTGPGLSIEQAYGIEIERYADGSPDASDFGPSELSVDHEAHASAEAKQLTLHDGKIELPDWASNITSILWIPMRAISERLNRGTQAGAAVSQRQSVVDGLRTIALKLEFGVSCNQTFEKTLAVHFTEPFHVSTRVVDKCNDGTLLLQVILHSQVKASLTVYDAWLDLQDGFTHIGKGDRRPTSAFFPLTISPKSRAATLFSIGLENALPKDQVEAVHSDSILNIQYGISGSRTLGAHTPMDAKPIASDDSVKQLNFRSALVLQRPVLDPFLAVGFLPLPSSGLRVGQLVTMQWRVERLKDLGEKSENNDEVLYEVNANSENWMIAGRKRGHVSLSAKQGSRMVISILCLPLVAGYVHPPQLGLPDLDEAHISCNPPGPHLVCVLPPAISSSYCIPT
- the LOC113690228 gene encoding trafficking protein particle complex II-specific subunit 130 homolog isoform X2, producing MANFLAQFQSIKTSFDRIIIAVEDVSDLWPLVKKGFEERLPFKRAFLNNKTRNSVLVDELPAEYILTTDSRIRSRFPQEQSLFWFREPYATVVLVTCEDLDEFKTILKPRLKLIVQNDEREWFIVFVSKAPVHNDQATKMAKKVYAKLEVEFSSKKRERCCKLDIHGIDANFWEDLELKVTECIRNTLDRRIQFYEDEIRKLSEQRFMPIWNFCNFFILKESLAFMFEIAHLHEDSLREYDELELCYLETVNISGKQREFGGMDHGDDQAAVLNLGKKALTQMVQDDSFREFEFRQYLFACQAKLLFKLNRPFEVASRGYSFIISFSKVLALHESVLPFCMREAWVINACLALINATSSHYKDGLVAADVEQEFYRVQGDLYSLSRTKLMRLAYLIGYGSVIPRSPVNSASLSMLSWPKPAVWPSLPPDASSEVLVKEKMILQEVPQVKHFGIQRKPLPLEPTVLLREANRRRASLSAGNVFELFDGRTNAADGSTLLTPLPKARAISMSRTNSSPGNFESMIDRPMRLAEIYVAAEHALWNTISDADLRKSLSSTEEFEQKYLDLSKGAAENYHHSWWKRHGVVLDGEIAAIYHKVGNFDLAAKLYEKVCALYAGEGWQNLLAEVLPSLAECQKILNDQAGYLSSCVRLLSLDKGLFLTKERQAFQSEVVRLAHSEMKHPLPLDVSSLITFSGNPGPPLELCDGDPGTLSVTVWSGFPDDIVLDSFSLTLTAMNSADEGVKALKSSNATTLKPGRNTITVALPPQKPGSYVLGVLTGQIGQLRFRSHSFSKGGPADSDDFMSYEKPTRPILKVFNPRPLVDLAAAVSSALLMNECQLVGIVVKPINYPLKGAILHIDTGPGLSIEQAYGIEIERYADGSPDASDFGPSELSVDHEAHASAEAKQLTLHDGKIELPDWASNITSILWIPMRAISERLNRGTQAGAAVSQRQSVVDGLRTIALKLEFGVSCNQTFEKTLAVHFTEPFHVSTRVVDKCNDGTLLLQVILHSQVKASLTVYDAWLDLQDGFTHIGKGDRRPTSAFFPLTISPKSRAATLFSIGLENALPKVKEEISKEAAQHLYPKDCRLFCRYDTEYDITGGYST